One Miscanthus floridulus cultivar M001 chromosome 11, ASM1932011v1, whole genome shotgun sequence DNA window includes the following coding sequences:
- the LOC136491877 gene encoding uncharacterized protein, whose product MLTNQDIPAPPLANVGPPPRRAPPSPPRAPRPRPPQRPPATGPLPTPRAAALPHAAPPAAAPPHAARRRQPPRPRVAKRGQLAHAGPPTPAGGGGEEEDEGEEEEEEESALPPVAPRGPPAPTPPVPDPVLDSGDPDPDVARPYSRRPSVFI is encoded by the exons atgcttacaaaccaggacatccccGCGCCGCCGCTCGCCAACGTTGgcccgcccccgcgccgcgcaccgccctcccctccccgtgcGCCACGCCCGCGGCCGCCCCAGCGCCCGCCAGCCACCGGGCCGCTGCCGACGCCACGCGCCGCCGCCCTTCCCCacgccgcgccgcccgccgcaGCCCCTCCCCACGCCGCGCGTCGGCGCCAGCCCCCGCGCCCGCGTGTGGCCAAGCGTGGCCAGCTCGCCCATGCCGGCCCGCCAACGCCggcgggtggaggaggggaggaggaggacgagggggaggaggaggaggaggaggagtcggcCCTGCCCCCGGTcgcgccccgtggaccgcccgcccctacgccgcccgtgcccgaccccgttctcgactccggcgaccccgaccccgacgtcGCCCGCCCCTACTCTCGGCGTccgtcag tcttcatctga